aaacattaatattaacattgacattaaaatttaatgtaaatttaatttaaaattaaatcagaataatgctaatttatataattccaaatacacagaaaaaatgaGTATCCTTTATCATATATAGAAAAAGCTTGCCTATAGTAAacaaatttgcataattttatttaaaaaaatgttcatctttattcaataattttcgtgagttgagaggaaaaaagagTATTGAGTAAAAAATAGCAATATCTTCAAAATcacaaagtaaatttttaaaaatatttattataaaaaaaaaaatcattgtgctctttaaataattattataatattgaaataaaaatagtattttgctaagattaaagattaaactctctaaagattttatattcttgcttatatatgagataataattgttgatttgatactaattttttttctgtgtagttacacagaaataaaagtgcaatgtcaaaaagaattaaatattccaagaaatttaaaattgtttttcttaatttttacatttcaatattctcttaaatatgaaataaattaactaattcaatcttttttttatttcaagcagaataaaatctttctgcaatatttaaaacattctgCATAGAAATCGTGTATTATGCGCGATTTACCTTGAATAACGGATCGTCCGGCAAATGTTTTAGCGCAAACTCCCTCTGACAGGTGTATCGCGGATCGGTCTTCCTAAGAACGGCGTGTCCATAACCGGGCACGACCTGGCCGCTCTTCAACGTATTCCAGATAAACTCCTTGAGCTTGTCGTCGCTCGGACTGTCGCCGACCTGACCGCGCAGCTTCTCCAGCCACACCAGCACTTCCTGATTGGCCAAACCGTGCAACGGCCCAGCTAAACCGTTCATACCGGCGGCGAAGGACAGATACGGGTCCGACAAGGCGGATCCCACCAAGTGGGTGGTGTGAGCGGACACGTTACCGCCCTCGTGATCCGAATGGATCGTCAGGTAGAGGCGCATCAGCTCGATGAATTGCGGATTGTCGTAGCCGAGCATGTTGGCGAAGTTCCAAGACCAGTCCCTGCCAGCGTCGACGGAACCCAGACCCTTGCCGCCCTTGTAGATGTTGCGATAGATAGTAGCCGCCACCACCGGTAGTTTGGCGATCAGATTCATTGAGTCTTCGTACACAGTCTCCCAAAACTTGCTCTTGTGCACGCCCTTGTTGTACGCCTTAACGAACTCGCTCTCGCTGTTCAACAGCGTGATCGCCGCGGAGAACTGCGTCATCGGGTGTAGCGTCTTGGGGAAGTTATTAAGAGCCTTGACTACATGCTCTGGCAATGAGCTCCTGGACGCCCATTCCTGCGAGATGGCCCGCACCTGCGCGTCCGTGGGCACGTCGCCGGTGATTAGTAGCCAGAAGAGACCCTCCGGGAGCGGCTCCGCACCGCCGGATGCCTTCGGCAAGAGTTTCTGGCATTCGGGGATCGACTTGCCGCGGAAGCGGATACCCTCCTCCGGATCCAACACTGACGGCTCCCACACGAGGCCCTTAATGCCACGCATACCACCGTACAtctgtattaaaaaagaaacgcatTAGTTAGTTGAACAATAGAATAAAAactgttaattattttcgattaaactttttttatcatttagaTCCTCcaagtttcttaatttttttttctaatcaatttcaataataacaataaagtataagaaattaacttcaaattttttttacttgttagTCACTTTATACTTAAATTCTTCGATAATCTTTCATTCAAGGGTATCGCTaacattttccaatttttaattaatgctaaCGACAGCAGTAgatctaaattatttaaaaatatcattagcATCGTGGCCATTGGCACGTTAATTAATCATGCAAAGATCagcgataaataaaaagagacaCATAGAGAACAATGAATGAGGTCTTCATGCGCGATAAGCGAGACGATTAATTGTCACGCGCTGCATCATTCGGTCGATAGCCAACGAAAAAAATACGCTGCTTATTGATCACATGTGACAATCAGGAATTGTCAACGTGCATTACAGTAATCGCAATCACATAATAAGCACGCGAGCCGTATCGAATCGCGTATCGTCATAACAAGCTCATCGTGCCCTCCTCCTTCGTTATCAAATTCatgattattaatgataaCTGATGaagatgattttttttacgaatctCTGCACGAAAAGGATTTTgtcttagaatttatttttaaaatcatggTAGTAGTTGTGAGACaacatagaataaaaaaaatttgttaaaattacaataaaattatttgtaaaaatataataaaatattgtgtatatatatacattttataattttataaaactgtaaaaagttataaatttttaaataaaattataataaacttctTTAAAGCCCATGTTGTCTCATAACTTTGAAGGTAAATTCTAAAACAAATTCTCTCTGTAATCAGTAGGCTAAATtcaactttaacaaaaaatgattttaattgaaGAAAGTAGTAATGTGTGCTAGTCACACATGTTTCTTACCTTCTAGGGAGAAactagattttatttaaaaatttacttttttcctcTGAACAGAATCCTGTTCtgttcaaattaataaatataattgtattatttgagaatcaaaatatacaaagtattaaaaataaaataaaattttttaatagaaaaaatcttACACcttaatttcataaaacatgaaacttttcaaataaaatatttgtaaaatatactttgaattaaatatacccgaacagataattaaaataattaaaataattaagatactCTATCATGttattttacgataataaAGCAGATTGTTAATGTTAGCTCGTTAATGTTAATGAAGGACGTGACAATAAAGTGTATACCATGTCGACGGTGACTTCTCCGACTTTGGTGGAGCCATGGTCTCTACGAAAGGCTTTGACCCGCTCTTGTTCTTTCGGGATCCTATCGGTAAGAACCTTCTTGAGATCGGTGGACGCATCAGTGAGCTGCCGCGCGAAGACTATCGAcgttattttctgaaaaaaagaaaaaattatataattaacaactaAGAATAATGCAAAACGAAAAACATCAAAGACtggaaatatcaaaaataagcataaaaaaatttgttcgaACAAATTAagcaaaaagttaaaattaagtaaaaattatactgtGTAATTCCGTATAATGtatcaaattaaacaaaaaatattctagttCTTTCAATGGTTTTTGTTAAGCGTAATTATGTACTCAATGAGAATTGAATAATAAGGCTTAAATGGCAAGAAGTAGTTGAAGAAAAGAGCGAATTTTGTTgaagataattttatgtaaaacttatctttgaattcttttaaaagaaagaaaacgagaAGACTTATCGTTCaatcgaataaatttatataatttttactactGTTACTACTTTTGTGCTCCatgtcaaatatttaataacttgaaacatattaaaaaataaaagcaattttattaattcttcttCAAGTTATTTTTTAGACCATGAGCCTCTGGTAACTTCTTTTTGCTCTTTTGTTATCCATTCATCATTTTTTTTCGTGGGACATCCGTGCATGACGTACGCATTGTGTAAGAATCGTCATAAAGAATCGTCACGGTGGAAGACACATGTGCATTACGTAAACGCGACAAACCGTTAATATCGCATTGCCAATGGTGCACACGCAAGTGTTCGTTAGATTGGCAAATTCATGTAGGAATTGAAATTACGATTTCATAACTCTAGGACGACAGGAAATGGATAAAGACGGCGCAATGTCCACGTAACTATCTCGTgcgatttataaaattcacaacATATataacgatattttttttaaatccgtctctcagtaacaaaaaaaatttcataacatgtaaaataagagataatattaattaatgatatttatttatatatggtaataatttaataaaaaaatatataattgtgtgtGGTGGCCGTTAatagcaaattaaaataattagaaattatttacgtCACATCTTAATcccgattttattttatattaagatttaatgttttatcttggaaaaaatattatgggcatttttatattattagtttctaagaataaaaatttaataagaatggTGAGAAATCAGAATCAAAATGTCAAATAcctttgttaattaaatttaatctgttGAATCTGAAGCCTGATTTGAAGAATGTGAATTTGAGGAACGGCAGTTACGTTTACACATGGGATATTACCATGGAATTATGCGGGAGCAACTACACATTTTGTTAAACTCTCGTAATCGGCTCCCGCGTGcgacgaggaaaaaaaatccgTAATCGTGTGTCATCTCGTCACGCACCATCGAACTTCATGAGAAACGTCAGATAAGAACACGAGAGATCGCGGGGTCCTCGGGTCATTATCAAATAGAGCGTGTCGTTCGTGGAAACGCTTCGACGAGGATCAATCTCCTCCACGATCGCTCACAGggactaattaataaattattgccaTCGCCCTCGACAGGATAAATTTAGACCGGATCTCGAAATCGAGACGAGATTTGTGCGAGTCGTGCGATCGCAACGGATGCAAATCGACAAGTAGCGATGACGGTGACACAAAAGAGTATAGCCGTAAAAATTGTAGAATCCGAATGGCGATAAGCGGGGCGCGATCTCTCGGTGACGACGGTGATATGTCCAGGCTCTCAGACGGAAAGATCGGCGTGATTCGTGCGAGCGCGAAGTGTGTGGCGGCACGCGTGTACGGGTGCGTGCTGCGACACTGGCGGGCAACGTGACTCCGGATCACGGCACATTCGTTCAGATACGCGGGAACAGCGATCTGATCCGAGGCCGcttaattctcttttttttcctttctcccCCCTCGCCTCCTGTCAGGCGAAGCGAAAGTCGCGTGACGCGCTCGCCCGGAACCCGCTTATCTCTCTGCTGTGCACAACGTCGGATGCAGCCCGCATCTCATGCACAGCAGCCTGCGGGAAGGAGAACTCCTTCCGACGGCTTTTCGTCCGTGTCGACTGTGTGAACAAGCACGCGACGCACTTCGAGAGTAATTAAGGTGAGATGAAGAGCTGAGTATCGAGACGAGGCAAGCCGCGATCAGAAAAATGGGACTCGCGCAGGCGATTAGAATCTCTCGGTTCGCACAAATTTACATGTCGAGAGATTAAAGCAGTAATGCTCAATCcttttaaattaagaacaattttaagaaCTGGGCAAAATCATaaaggtataaatatatacgtatgtatacatatacatatataaatgtacaaaaaattttatcttaatattaataagaaaacagCATATATTTCTTGACACGATCTTCGAGTTTTCAAACAGACGTTTGAGAGGTTTTTTTTCCTcagtttatatataagttCCAGTTATAGGTCGACACAATTAAATGTACATTAAAGTacgtttttaatgttattatacatatttagtacattaattacaatgtaataaGGAGtatcaatttcaaaaaattattaaaatgaacGTTTCGATCATACTTGTAGGTAAGTCTTCTTCAACATAAacaaacgttttttaaaactCATTCACGACTAAAATTCAATAACTAAAACAGAGTATCAATGTGATACAATGTGATATGATGACATTACAAACTGGTAggtattacaataaaaaataaacctaAAAAATGAGATATATAAGAAGCTATGACTAAATCAGAAAACACATTAAgtgcataaaataaacaagaatCGATCATGTTGTGtagatataaaaactttactctatgtttgtattaaattaatattatataatataatattctcttatattacgtaatattataattatagccTTTAGAATCTCTTAATTGGTATAGGAAAAATTTAGATAGATATTCTAATtaacaagtttaaaaaattcaaaagatttcgtaattaatattaaaaaatatcaagtaaaaaataagacaTATAATTTGTCTTTCTTTTGAAGACTATAATACGTCCATGATGTAGGGCCAAAAATGTCgtcaattaatttcaattcaatcaaTTAACGAGCATCTTTAAAGCGAACAATAGGAAATCACACTGTTACACTTTTTGTAATATCGGAATATCcgaaatattataactaaacAACAAGTGTTGTAactaaacaaagtatttaagtataattagttcataaaaaaaaaaattatcaatataaaaagattctGTAATACTGGACTTCCGGCAATCTCTGACGTCGACAAACTGCAATTACTTATCAAttgattaattactaattgtTTTTCGTCTCTGAAGTATCATTAAGTGACTTAGTAAAGTAATTATGATGCGATAAAAAAACGTCGGTAGTCCGGTTATAAGTTAAAATCGTCATACTGGAAGTCTATAAAGATTGAAACGTATTTTTCTTCGGGAAATATATTCCGTTAGAAAATCATAAATTCGccatttatcaataatttccGTTCTccctatctttttttaaacattattattatacaagaccaaatacatacaaaatattacatccTCACAAGACGGAAAAAAACATTGACAAAGTAAtttgttctttaaaaataagttgcaCGAAGAAATGTTCACGAATGCAAATTTATCGCGAAACATGTGACACaaaggcaaaaaaaaaaacggcaaCACAGCATATTGACACTGTACACACGAAAAAATTAGCTAACAAAGCTAAAATATAGCCGTGCTAAaatgttcttaaaaaaatagggACAGCTACTGATATACCATTGCTAccaaacttattttattaat
Above is a window of Monomorium pharaonis isolate MP-MQ-018 chromosome 10, ASM1337386v2, whole genome shotgun sequence DNA encoding:
- the LOC105834266 gene encoding probable citrate synthase 2, mitochondrial isoform X1, encoding MALFRFTPKRCLDVQKITSIVFARQLTDASTDLKKVLTDRIPKEQERVKAFRRDHGSTKVGEVTVDMMYGGMRGIKGLVWEPSVLDPEEGIRFRGKSIPECQKLLPKASGGAEPLPEGLFWLLITGDVPTDAQVRAISQEWASRSSLPEHVVKALNNFPKTLHPMTQFSAAITLLNSESEFVKAYNKGVHKSKFWETVYEDSMNLIAKLPVVAATIYRNIYKGGKGLGSVDAGRDWSWNFANMLGYDNPQFIELMRLYLTIHSDHEGGNVSAHTTHLVGSALSDPYLSFAAGMNGLAGPLHGLANQEVLVWLEKLRGQVGDSPSDDKLKEFIWNTLKSGQVVPGYGHAVLRKTDPRYTCQREFALKHLPDDPLFKLVAQVYKVVPPILLETGKVKNPWPNVDAHSGVLLQYYGMKEMNYYTVLFGVSRALGVLASLVWDRALGLPIERPKSLSTDLLMKAVKA
- the LOC105834266 gene encoding probable citrate synthase 2, mitochondrial isoform X2: MKGRDGWAGRSIDGRSSDRDRSHEPRDPSNPRYPGRPRSVTRPAKKKITSIVFARQLTDASTDLKKVLTDRIPKEQERVKAFRRDHGSTKVGEVTVDMMYGGMRGIKGLVWEPSVLDPEEGIRFRGKSIPECQKLLPKASGGAEPLPEGLFWLLITGDVPTDAQVRAISQEWASRSSLPEHVVKALNNFPKTLHPMTQFSAAITLLNSESEFVKAYNKGVHKSKFWETVYEDSMNLIAKLPVVAATIYRNIYKGGKGLGSVDAGRDWSWNFANMLGYDNPQFIELMRLYLTIHSDHEGGNVSAHTTHLVGSALSDPYLSFAAGMNGLAGPLHGLANQEVLVWLEKLRGQVGDSPSDDKLKEFIWNTLKSGQVVPGYGHAVLRKTDPRYTCQREFALKHLPDDPLFKLVAQVYKVVPPILLETGKVKNPWPNVDAHSGVLLQYYGMKEMNYYTVLFGVSRALGVLASLVWDRALGLPIERPKSLSTDLLMKAVKA